CAGCGTGGCCGGCACCGCGACCGGACCGCCGCGTACCCAGCCGCCCTTCTTGACGAAGTAGTTGGCGATCGAGGAGAACACGTCATCAAAGCTGTTGAACAGGTCGCGGCGGCCATCGCCGTTGCCGTCCACGGCGAAATCCAGGTAGCTGGAGGGCATGAACTGGCCCATGCCCATGGCGCCGGCATAACTGCCCTTGATCGCCAGGATGTCCAGCTTCTCATCGCGGGTGAGCGCGAACAGGCGCGCCAGTTCGTCGCGGAAATACAGTTCGCGGCGCACCTCGCGTTCCAGCTTGGCCGGGTCGCCGCTGCGCGGGTAATTGAAGGCCAGCGTGTACAGCGCATCGAGCACGCGGTAGCTGCCGGTGTTGCCGCCGTAGCTGGTTTCCACGCCGATGATCGCCACGATCACCTCGGCCGGCACGCCGGTGCGCTGCTGCACGCGCATCAGTTCGTCGCGGTGCTGGGCCAGGAATTTCTTCCCGCCGTCGATCCGCGCCTGGCTGATGAACATCGGCCGGTACTCGTTCCACGGCTTGACCCGCTCGGCCGGGCGCGACATCGCCGCGATGATCGGGTCGCGCACCTGCGCCTGGGCCAGCGTGGCTTCGATCTGGGCGGCGGGAATGCCGTAACGCGCAGCGGTGTCGCGCACGAAGTTCGCGCGGGCGATTTCAAACGGAACCGGCGTCAGATCGACCGGCGGCGCGGTGGCCGCGGCACCTTCCGGCGCCGCTTCGGCAGGCC
This portion of the Stenotrophomonas aracearum genome encodes:
- the mltB gene encoding lytic murein transglycosylase B, with product MIRRTLACMLTLGLVACATQPQSPSPPPQASGAPNKPGVAHKGPAEAAPEGAAATAPPVDLTPVPFEIARANFVRDTAARYGIPAAQIEATLAQAQVRDPIIAAMSRPAERVKPWNEYRPMFISQARIDGGKKFLAQHRDELMRVQQRTGVPAEVIVAIIGVETSYGGNTGSYRVLDALYTLAFNYPRSGDPAKLEREVRRELYFRDELARLFALTRDEKLDILAIKGSYAGAMGMGQFMPSSYLDFAVDGNGDGRRDLFNSFDDVFSSIANYFVKKGGWVRGGPVAVPATLAAGREPFDPTDWTPSWTLSELAQRGYQPSVPVATGLTATPITLEGSTGRQYWLGFQNYYAITRYNLSKMYAMAVYQLSQAIAGQELPPA